DNA from Agarivorans sp. Alg241-V36:
CTCGGCACTAGCAATGCTATTCGCATTAGCCGATTTATAAGCGATCACCGAACCTGCATGTAAGAACAAAATAAACAAACTGCTACCGCCAGCTAGGTAGAGCAGTGACCAATTAAAGCTTTGCAGCTGTGGCCACGCTAGCACCAAAGTCGCGGGCACTACCATTAGGTTGGTCCAAAACAAACTGGTGACTACCGATTCCTGCTTGGGAATGTATTTTACCGTTAGGTTACTTAGCGCAAGTGTTAGTGCGGTGCCTAATGCTGCAATGGCTCCCCAGTTAAATTCGGTGGGGCGAATAATTACCAATACTCCGATAAAACCAATAAATGCCGCCATTACTTGAGTTCGGTTGATAGGACTTTTGTGCAGCCACATACCCAAGGGCAGCATCATAATTGGAGCTGCGTAGAATAAGGCGTTGGCAGTTGCCAGGGGCAGCGCAATTAAAGCAACCACCATGCAACCAGAGCCCGCTAGCCATAGGTGACCACGCACCACGTGCACCAAGGGTTTCTGCGGCAACTTTTGTTTGGTGAATATGAATAAGGGCAACAACAATAACAAGGTGCTGAGCTGGCGGTAGAGCAGTATTTCAAATACCGAAGCTTGCTCGCCAGCCACTTTCATTAGAGCGTCAGACAAAACCGCAATTTGATTGGCCACAACTAAAATAACAATGGCAATAAAAGTGGAATTGTTTCGCATTTCTGCCTCCTCGTTATATTGGGCTAATCAATTAAGCTGCAGTGTAGAAGCTTGTTAAACATTAAAAAAATGATAATAATTGGTAATACATGAATAAATATAATGTATTGCCATGCGAACTCTTCCTCCACTAAATGCCTTAATTGCTTTTGAGGCTGTCGCGCGAAATCAAAGTGTTGCCAAGGCTGGTGAAGAATTAGGTATTAGCCAAAGCGCGGTGAGCCACCGTTTGCGCTTGCTGGAAGATTATTTAGCAGAGCCTTTGCTGATTAAAGTGGGTCGCCAGCTACAGCTTAGCGAGGCAGGGCGAAGTTATTTTGGCGAGGTAGAGCGGATACTCAATGAACTAAGCCATATCACCCGCCAAGTAAAAGGCGAGGGCATTGCTCAGCTTAGGCTTACTGCTTACAGTTCGTTTGCCCTTAAACGTTTGGTGCCTTTGTTACCCAGCTTTAGAGCGCGCAATCCAGAAATTGATTTACGCCTGCAAATGATTACCGAAGAACCGGTTTTATCGAGCACCACTGGTGATCTATTTATTTGTTTTGCCCATTCAGCACCGGGTTATGTTAGCCACTTATTGCATAAAGAGCGCCTAGTAGCGGTGTGTTCGCCCAGCCTTTATCAAGAGATTGACCAACAAAATTGGCGACAAGACCTGCCCCAATTTCCGCTGTTGTCTTGTGATTTAGATGAAGACGCTCAGCAACCTGGTGGGGACTGGGCGGTATGGTCTAAAGGTTTAGGGATCTCGCTGCCAAGTAACCAAGCCTTTCATAGCTTTAGTCATCAAGTACTGGCATTGGAAGCGGCGGCTACCGGCCAAGGCATTGCTCTGGTGAGTGACTTTATGGTGGAGAAAGACATTCGAGAAGGCAAGTTGGTCGACTTGCCTGTGTCATCGGTATACACCGGCTATGACTTTTACCTTTGTTACAAACAAGCACGTAGCCGAGATCAGGGTTTGCGCGCTGTAGCAGACTGGTTGATTGAAACCGGCGCTAGTCCGCTAGAAGTTTAACCAGCAGTAAGCTTAAGCTGTCGACAAAGTCTAAACGCAAAATGGCAAACTCATCATTCTTCATCACCTGTTGCATGGTGGACGATGGGTGACTGGTATGCCAACAACCAATAACCGCTTGATACAGAAACATCACTTTGCTTAGAGCTTGCTGTTGGTTTAGTTGTGGCGACCAATGCAAAAACAGTTTTGCCAGCTGTTCTGCCATGGCTTTTAGCTGGCGTTTAAAGTTTATTGCCTGCTCAATGTTCTCCTGCTTTTCCAACACTGTGTGCAAAATGGCCGATAGGTAACAAAAGGTGGGTTGGGCGGCAATGGTTTCAGCTAGCACTCTGGGTTTTAGTTGCTGATGCGATAAGCGCTCAAGGCCCAGCAGTAACTGCTTAGCTTCTTCTAAATAAAGTGCCATAAACAAGCTTTCTTTATTGGCGAAATAGCGATACAAGGCAGGTTTCGACAGCTCTAGTTGTTCTGCTAGCTGGCTAAGCACTACCTGCTCGTAGCCGTGTTCACCTAAGGCTTGTTTGGCTGCACCCAGTATTTGCTGGCGGCGTAATTGTTTTTGTTCAGGGCTGATGGCGCGTTTTTTAATAGCTGTATTCACAATGATATTCATTAAGCTCTTGATAGGTAAACCTTAGTCAGTATTTGCACTAAAAGCTATTTGGCAGTGTTCGCGTTATTCGCAAAACTCCCGCTAAACAATACAGGCTTACACTAACGTTCTATTATTTACTGATGATACCGCCAAGCATAGCCGCAAATAAACCGAAGTTTTGCGAGCTTCAATCCATAGTTTACATAAGTTACTCATGGAAACTTGCGTTAAGCCAAGGCGAAAGCTATATAAGTTACCAATGGTATCTTATTCTTTAAGTGAAAAGGCAGGAAGCAACGTGAAATTAAGCCGCCGTGCATTGTTAAAGTACAGCATCGCCACAGTAGCGCTAGCCAGTGGCGGTTCGTGGCTGGTGAGCTCTGCTTCCATAGACTTTAAACCCATGGCTAGGCTTGCTCTAACGCCACAGCAGCAGCAAGTATTTTGGTACTTAATTCCAGCATTCCTAGAGGGCGCTGTGGCTAACGACGATGTAGCTCGAAAACAGCAGGTACTGGGCAATATTGACCATGCTTTTGCCATTCTAGAGCCACATACCCAAGCTGAATTGAACCAGCTATTAGACATTCTGGCATCACGTGGTGGCTGGTTACTGTTAAGTGCGGGTGCTGCTCAGCTAAGTGAGTTATCCATTCAACAACGTTTATTGCTACTGCAGCAATGGCAGCAACATTACCTGCAATTGTTGCGACAAGCTTATCAAGGTTTACATGAGCTAATCACTGCTGCTTGGTATGGTGACCCTGCGTCGTGGCCAGACTTAGATTATCAGCTGCCAGCGCAAGCTAAGGGTTTAGTGAATGATTAAGGACATTATCGCAGAGGGCCTAGCATCGGGCTGGCAACACCTTGATGGCGCTAAACAACACGCTGGGCAAGAGCTGCACTGCGATGTTTTGATTATTGGTAGCGGCGCGGGCGGCGGAATAAGTGCTCAAGTGCTTAGTGAAGCCGGTTTTAAAGTGATTGTGGTAGACGAAGGGCCACTTAAAAGTAGCCAAGACTTTAAGCTGCAAGAACGACAAGCCTATCCAGACTTATACCAAGAGTCAGCGGCGCGAAAAACCAAAGATAAAGCCATTAGTATTTTTCAAGGACGCTGTGTTGGTGGCTCAACTACGGTTAACTGGACCACTTCTCTTCGCACCCCTGAACCCACTTTGCAACATTGGCAGCAACGCTGGGGCTTTAGGGAGCTTGATTCAAAAAGTCTTGCGCCTTATTTTCAAAAGGCTGAGCAGTTGCTGGGTATAAGTCCTTGGCTTAATACAAATCAAAACAATGCTTTATTGGCTAAAGGTTGTGAGGCCTTAAACTGGCCTTATCAAGCCATTCCTCGCAACGTTAAGCAGTGTTGGGATTTGGGCTATTGTGGCATGGGCTGCCCAACCAATGCCAAGCAATCGATGTTAGTTACCACTATTCCGGCTGCTCTTAATGCGGGCGCAACTTTGCTAAGTCGTTTTCGCGTTCAGGCTCTGCAATTCTCTAATGATGCTATCACTGGTGCGCAATTACAGGCTTTGGATAGCAAACAACGCGCAAACGGCGCAAAGGTTAACATTCACGCGCGGCAGGTGGTGTTGTCTGCGGGGGCCATTGGTAGTCCTGCGGTGTTATTGCGCTCAAAAGTTCCCGACCCTTATCAGCTAGTGGGCAAACGTACCTTTTTACACCCCAGTGTGATGAGTGGCGCCTTGTTCGAGCATGTCGTTAATAGCCACCAAGGTGCGCCGCAATCGGTGTATTCCGACCACTTTGTATGGCGTGGTGGTAGCGACGGAGAGTGCGGCTATAAGTTAGAAGTGCCGCCGGTTCATCCGATTTTGTTAGCCACTAAAATTAGTGGTTTTGGTCAGTTTCATAGCGAGATGATGCAGCAGATTAACCACCTGCAAGTTACCATCGCGCTGCTGCGCGATGGCTTTAATGAGCAAAGTGTAGGTGGGCAAGTGCAACTTCGTGATGATGGCAGCCCAGTGCTGGATTACCCTATTAGTGACTTTGTTTGGCGAGGTGCGCGCCGTGCCTTACTCAGTATGGCTGAGTTGCAGTTTGCTGCAGGTGCCAAGCAGGTCTTTCCTCTGCATGAGCAAAGTCGCTTGGTTAATTCTTGGAGCCAAGCTAAAAAGATGATTGAGCAATTGCCGATGCAGGCTTTGGCAACCCGCTTAGCCTCTGCTCACGTAATGGGAGGTTGCGCTATGGGTGGTGATGAGCAAACTTCGCTGGTGGATGAGGCCGGCAATTACCGCTGGCTTGATGGCCTAAGCGTAATTGACGGTTCGGTATTCCCTACCAGTTTGGGTGCTAATCCCCAGCTAAGCATTTATGCCATGGCCTTAAGAAATGCCGAACTACTCGCAAAACGGCTTTGAGCTTAGGCTTTAGTTAAGCAAGCGTTTACAAAGTGAGCCGGCCACTGCTAATCTTAAACAAAGATTAAAAAAGGCCAATCTTCATGTGGTTACAACGTTTGGTAAGATTGAAAGCGCGACCGCGTGGCTTTCACCTAATTACCGAAGAATTAATTTTGCAGTTGCCCGAACTGCAAGATTTTAAAGTGGGTTTGTGCCACTTATTACTGCAGCACACTAGTGCCAGTTTAAGTTTGAATGAAAATGCTGACCCTAGCGTTCGTGCCGATTTAGATGCCCACTTAAATAAAATGGTGCCAGAGAACGCACCTTATTTTGAACATACCTATGAGGGGGCCGACGATATGCCTGCCCATATTAAAAGCAGCTTGCTAGGCGCTGA
Protein-coding regions in this window:
- a CDS encoding GMC family oxidoreductase, which translates into the protein MIKDIIAEGLASGWQHLDGAKQHAGQELHCDVLIIGSGAGGGISAQVLSEAGFKVIVVDEGPLKSSQDFKLQERQAYPDLYQESAARKTKDKAISIFQGRCVGGSTTVNWTTSLRTPEPTLQHWQQRWGFRELDSKSLAPYFQKAEQLLGISPWLNTNQNNALLAKGCEALNWPYQAIPRNVKQCWDLGYCGMGCPTNAKQSMLVTTIPAALNAGATLLSRFRVQALQFSNDAITGAQLQALDSKQRANGAKVNIHARQVVLSAGAIGSPAVLLRSKVPDPYQLVGKRTFLHPSVMSGALFEHVVNSHQGAPQSVYSDHFVWRGGSDGECGYKLEVPPVHPILLATKISGFGQFHSEMMQQINHLQVTIALLRDGFNEQSVGGQVQLRDDGSPVLDYPISDFVWRGARRALLSMAELQFAAGAKQVFPLHEQSRLVNSWSQAKKMIEQLPMQALATRLASAHVMGGCAMGGDEQTSLVDEAGNYRWLDGLSVIDGSVFPTSLGANPQLSIYAMALRNAELLAKRL
- a CDS encoding DMT family transporter, which encodes MRNNSTFIAIVILVVANQIAVLSDALMKVAGEQASVFEILLYRQLSTLLLLLPLFIFTKQKLPQKPLVHVVRGHLWLAGSGCMVVALIALPLATANALFYAAPIMMLPLGMWLHKSPINRTQVMAAFIGFIGVLVIIRPTEFNWGAIAALGTALTLALSNLTVKYIPKQESVVTSLFWTNLMVVPATLVLAWPQLQSFNWSLLYLAGGSSLFILFLHAGSVIAYKSANANSIASAEYTGLIGAAIFGWLFFSEMPDRLTWLGAALIVVPLILQSPLPKQLLSWKQQLNRKRLKRSTSDMGL
- a CDS encoding secondary thiamine-phosphate synthase enzyme YjbQ, producing the protein MWLQRLVRLKARPRGFHLITEELILQLPELQDFKVGLCHLLLQHTSASLSLNENADPSVRADLDAHLNKMVPENAPYFEHTYEGADDMPAHIKSSLLGAELTLPINRGAFALGIWQGIYLGEHRNEGGNRQIIATLSGE
- a CDS encoding TetR/AcrR family transcriptional regulator: MNIIVNTAIKKRAISPEQKQLRRQQILGAAKQALGEHGYEQVVLSQLAEQLELSKPALYRYFANKESLFMALYLEEAKQLLLGLERLSHQQLKPRVLAETIAAQPTFCYLSAILHTVLEKQENIEQAINFKRQLKAMAEQLAKLFLHWSPQLNQQQALSKVMFLYQAVIGCWHTSHPSSTMQQVMKNDEFAILRLDFVDSLSLLLVKLLAD
- a CDS encoding LysR substrate-binding domain-containing protein, producing the protein MRTLPPLNALIAFEAVARNQSVAKAGEELGISQSAVSHRLRLLEDYLAEPLLIKVGRQLQLSEAGRSYFGEVERILNELSHITRQVKGEGIAQLRLTAYSSFALKRLVPLLPSFRARNPEIDLRLQMITEEPVLSSTTGDLFICFAHSAPGYVSHLLHKERLVAVCSPSLYQEIDQQNWRQDLPQFPLLSCDLDEDAQQPGGDWAVWSKGLGISLPSNQAFHSFSHQVLALEAAATGQGIALVSDFMVEKDIREGKLVDLPVSSVYTGYDFYLCYKQARSRDQGLRAVADWLIETGASPLEV